Proteins from one Muntiacus reevesi chromosome X, mMunRee1.1, whole genome shotgun sequence genomic window:
- the ZNF182 gene encoding zinc finger protein 182 isoform X4: MAEPQEEWQYLNPPQRTLYRDVMLETYSNLVSVAGHHITKPDLILKLEVEERCLLEGKIPIWSFPEEACQVDEQIERQHQDDQDKYLMQVGFPDKKTITSKSGLDYNELGNILYLSTNLFASIQRPHKYESFGYNMVDNLDLYSRSSVGKKHDNGCAKLFFHTEYEKTTPRVKPYGYKECGKTLRQKKGLSLHQRIKNGEKPFECTACRKTFSKKSHLIVHWRTHTGEKPFGCTECGKAFSQKSQLIIHLRTHTGERPFECPECGKAFREKSTVIIHYRTHTGEKPYECNECGKAFTQKSNLIVHQKTHTGEKTYECTKCGESFIQKLDLIIHHSTHTGKKPHECNECKKTFSDKSTLIIHQRTHTGEKPHKCMECGKSFNEKSTLIVHQRTHTGEKPYECDVCGKTFTQKSNLGVHQRTHSGEKPFECNECEKAFSQKSYLMLHQRGHTGEKPYECNECEKAFSQKSYLIIHQRTHTEEKPYKCNECGKAFREKSKLIIHQRIHTGEKPYECPVCWKAFSQKSQLIIHQRTHTGEKPYACTECGKAFREKSTFTVHQRTHTGEKPYKCTECGKAFTQKSNLIVHQRTHTGKKAHGKGHSWKSKLIAH, encoded by the exons GAGGAGTGGCAGTACCTGAATCCTCCACAGAGGACCCTGTACAGAGACGTGATGCTGGAGACCTACAGCAACCTGGTCTCTGTAG CAGGGCATCACATTACCAAACCAGATCTCATCCTCAAATTGGAGGTGGAAGAGCGATGCCTGCTAGAAGGAAAAATTCCAATTTGGAGCTTTCCAG AAGAAGCCTGCCAGGTTGATGAACAGATTGAGAGACAGCATCAAGATGACCAAGATAAATATCTGATGCAAGTTGGATTCCCTGACAAGAAAACAATTACCAGTAAGAGTGGCCTTGACTATAATGAACTTGGAAACATACTTTATCTGAGTACAAACCTTTTTGCTTCAATACAAAGGCCCCATAAATATGAATCATTTGGATATAATATGGTAGATAATTTAGACTTATATAGTAGAAGTTCTGTGGGAAAGAAACATGATAATGGATGTGCAAAATTGTTCTTCCATACTGAATATGAGAAAACAACCCCCAGAGTGAAACCTTATGGATATAAAGAGTGTGGGAAGACCCTCAGGCAAAAGAAGGGTCTTAGTCTACATCAGAGAATTAAAAATGGAGAGAAACCCTTTGAATGTACTGCATGTAGGAAAACTTTCAGCAAGAAGTCACACCTCATTGTACATTGGAGAActcatacaggagagaaaccctTTGGATGTACagaatgtggaaaagcttttagCCAAAAATCTCAGCTCATTATACACCTGAGAACTCATACAGGAGAGCGACCCTTTGAGTGTCCagaatgtggaaaagctttcagAGAAAAATCTACTGTCATTATACATTACAGGActcatacaggagagaaaccttatgaatgtaatgaatgtgggaaagccttcactCAGAAGTCAAACCTCATTGTCCATCAGAAAACCCACACAGGAGAAAAAACTTATGAATGCACCAAATGTGGGGAATCTTTCATACAGAAGCTTGATCTAATTATACATCATAGTACTCATACAGGAAAGAAACCCCATGAATGTAATGAGTGTAAGAAAACTTTCAGTGATAAGTCAACTCTCATTATACATCAGCGAActcatacaggagagaaacctCACAAATGTATGGAATGTGGGAAGTCTTTCAACGAGAAGTCAACCCTCATTGTGCATCAGCGAACTCATACAggggagaaaccctatgaatgtgaTGTGTGTGGGAAAACCTTCACCCAAAAGTCAAACCTTGGTGTACATCAAAGAACTCATTCAGGAGAGAAACCCTTTGAATGTAATGAATGTGAGAAAGCATTCTCTCAGAAATCCTATCTCATGCTACACCAGAGAGGTCAtacaggagagaagccctatgaatGCAATGAATGTGAAAAAGCATTTTCCCAGAAATCTTATCTCATTATACatcaaagaacacatacagaagAAAAACCCTATAAATGCaatgaatgtggcaaagccttcagAGAAAAGTCAAAGCTCATTatacatcagcgaattcatacaggagagaaaccctatgaatgtccTGTATGTTGGAAAGCTTTCAGCCAGAAGTCACAGCTCATAATACATCAGCGaacacacacaggagagaaaccctatgCATGCACTGAGTGTGGCAAAGCCTTCagagaaaaatcaacattcaCTGTTCATCAGAgaactcatactggagagaaaccctataagTGTAcagaatgtgggaaagcctttactCAAAAATCAAATCTTATTGTACATCAGAGAACTCATACAGGAAAGAAAGCCCATGGGAAAGGCCATTCTTGGAAGTCCAAGCTCATTGCACATTAG
- the ZNF182 gene encoding zinc finger protein 182 isoform X1 → MAEPQLQGLMTFEDVAVDFTQEEWQYLNPPQRTLYRDVMLETYSNLVSVAGHHITKPDLILKLEVEERCLLEGKIPIWSFPEEACQVDEQIERQHQDDQDKYLMQVGFPDKKTITSKSGLDYNELGNILYLSTNLFASIQRPHKYESFGYNMVDNLDLYSRSSVGKKHDNGCAKLFFHTEYEKTTPRVKPYGYKECGKTLRQKKGLSLHQRIKNGEKPFECTACRKTFSKKSHLIVHWRTHTGEKPFGCTECGKAFSQKSQLIIHLRTHTGERPFECPECGKAFREKSTVIIHYRTHTGEKPYECNECGKAFTQKSNLIVHQKTHTGEKTYECTKCGESFIQKLDLIIHHSTHTGKKPHECNECKKTFSDKSTLIIHQRTHTGEKPHKCMECGKSFNEKSTLIVHQRTHTGEKPYECDVCGKTFTQKSNLGVHQRTHSGEKPFECNECEKAFSQKSYLMLHQRGHTGEKPYECNECEKAFSQKSYLIIHQRTHTEEKPYKCNECGKAFREKSKLIIHQRIHTGEKPYECPVCWKAFSQKSQLIIHQRTHTGEKPYACTECGKAFREKSTFTVHQRTHTGEKPYKCTECGKAFTQKSNLIVHQRTHTGKKAHGKGHSWKSKLIAH, encoded by the exons TTACAGGGACTCATGACATTTGAGGATGTGGCTGTGGATTTTACCCAGGAGGAGTGGCAGTACCTGAATCCTCCACAGAGGACCCTGTACAGAGACGTGATGCTGGAGACCTACAGCAACCTGGTCTCTGTAG CAGGGCATCACATTACCAAACCAGATCTCATCCTCAAATTGGAGGTGGAAGAGCGATGCCTGCTAGAAGGAAAAATTCCAATTTGGAGCTTTCCAG AAGAAGCCTGCCAGGTTGATGAACAGATTGAGAGACAGCATCAAGATGACCAAGATAAATATCTGATGCAAGTTGGATTCCCTGACAAGAAAACAATTACCAGTAAGAGTGGCCTTGACTATAATGAACTTGGAAACATACTTTATCTGAGTACAAACCTTTTTGCTTCAATACAAAGGCCCCATAAATATGAATCATTTGGATATAATATGGTAGATAATTTAGACTTATATAGTAGAAGTTCTGTGGGAAAGAAACATGATAATGGATGTGCAAAATTGTTCTTCCATACTGAATATGAGAAAACAACCCCCAGAGTGAAACCTTATGGATATAAAGAGTGTGGGAAGACCCTCAGGCAAAAGAAGGGTCTTAGTCTACATCAGAGAATTAAAAATGGAGAGAAACCCTTTGAATGTACTGCATGTAGGAAAACTTTCAGCAAGAAGTCACACCTCATTGTACATTGGAGAActcatacaggagagaaaccctTTGGATGTACagaatgtggaaaagcttttagCCAAAAATCTCAGCTCATTATACACCTGAGAACTCATACAGGAGAGCGACCCTTTGAGTGTCCagaatgtggaaaagctttcagAGAAAAATCTACTGTCATTATACATTACAGGActcatacaggagagaaaccttatgaatgtaatgaatgtgggaaagccttcactCAGAAGTCAAACCTCATTGTCCATCAGAAAACCCACACAGGAGAAAAAACTTATGAATGCACCAAATGTGGGGAATCTTTCATACAGAAGCTTGATCTAATTATACATCATAGTACTCATACAGGAAAGAAACCCCATGAATGTAATGAGTGTAAGAAAACTTTCAGTGATAAGTCAACTCTCATTATACATCAGCGAActcatacaggagagaaacctCACAAATGTATGGAATGTGGGAAGTCTTTCAACGAGAAGTCAACCCTCATTGTGCATCAGCGAACTCATACAggggagaaaccctatgaatgtgaTGTGTGTGGGAAAACCTTCACCCAAAAGTCAAACCTTGGTGTACATCAAAGAACTCATTCAGGAGAGAAACCCTTTGAATGTAATGAATGTGAGAAAGCATTCTCTCAGAAATCCTATCTCATGCTACACCAGAGAGGTCAtacaggagagaagccctatgaatGCAATGAATGTGAAAAAGCATTTTCCCAGAAATCTTATCTCATTATACatcaaagaacacatacagaagAAAAACCCTATAAATGCaatgaatgtggcaaagccttcagAGAAAAGTCAAAGCTCATTatacatcagcgaattcatacaggagagaaaccctatgaatgtccTGTATGTTGGAAAGCTTTCAGCCAGAAGTCACAGCTCATAATACATCAGCGaacacacacaggagagaaaccctatgCATGCACTGAGTGTGGCAAAGCCTTCagagaaaaatcaacattcaCTGTTCATCAGAgaactcatactggagagaaaccctataagTGTAcagaatgtgggaaagcctttactCAAAAATCAAATCTTATTGTACATCAGAGAACTCATACAGGAAAGAAAGCCCATGGGAAAGGCCATTCTTGGAAGTCCAAGCTCATTGCACATTAG
- the ZNF182 gene encoding zinc finger protein 182 isoform X2 gives MAEPQLQGLMTFEDVAVDFTQEEWQYLNPPQRTLYRDVMLETYSNLVSVGHHITKPDLILKLEVEERCLLEGKIPIWSFPEEACQVDEQIERQHQDDQDKYLMQVGFPDKKTITSKSGLDYNELGNILYLSTNLFASIQRPHKYESFGYNMVDNLDLYSRSSVGKKHDNGCAKLFFHTEYEKTTPRVKPYGYKECGKTLRQKKGLSLHQRIKNGEKPFECTACRKTFSKKSHLIVHWRTHTGEKPFGCTECGKAFSQKSQLIIHLRTHTGERPFECPECGKAFREKSTVIIHYRTHTGEKPYECNECGKAFTQKSNLIVHQKTHTGEKTYECTKCGESFIQKLDLIIHHSTHTGKKPHECNECKKTFSDKSTLIIHQRTHTGEKPHKCMECGKSFNEKSTLIVHQRTHTGEKPYECDVCGKTFTQKSNLGVHQRTHSGEKPFECNECEKAFSQKSYLMLHQRGHTGEKPYECNECEKAFSQKSYLIIHQRTHTEEKPYKCNECGKAFREKSKLIIHQRIHTGEKPYECPVCWKAFSQKSQLIIHQRTHTGEKPYACTECGKAFREKSTFTVHQRTHTGEKPYKCTECGKAFTQKSNLIVHQRTHTGKKAHGKGHSWKSKLIAH, from the exons TTACAGGGACTCATGACATTTGAGGATGTGGCTGTGGATTTTACCCAGGAGGAGTGGCAGTACCTGAATCCTCCACAGAGGACCCTGTACAGAGACGTGATGCTGGAGACCTACAGCAACCTGGTCTCTGTAG GGCATCACATTACCAAACCAGATCTCATCCTCAAATTGGAGGTGGAAGAGCGATGCCTGCTAGAAGGAAAAATTCCAATTTGGAGCTTTCCAG AAGAAGCCTGCCAGGTTGATGAACAGATTGAGAGACAGCATCAAGATGACCAAGATAAATATCTGATGCAAGTTGGATTCCCTGACAAGAAAACAATTACCAGTAAGAGTGGCCTTGACTATAATGAACTTGGAAACATACTTTATCTGAGTACAAACCTTTTTGCTTCAATACAAAGGCCCCATAAATATGAATCATTTGGATATAATATGGTAGATAATTTAGACTTATATAGTAGAAGTTCTGTGGGAAAGAAACATGATAATGGATGTGCAAAATTGTTCTTCCATACTGAATATGAGAAAACAACCCCCAGAGTGAAACCTTATGGATATAAAGAGTGTGGGAAGACCCTCAGGCAAAAGAAGGGTCTTAGTCTACATCAGAGAATTAAAAATGGAGAGAAACCCTTTGAATGTACTGCATGTAGGAAAACTTTCAGCAAGAAGTCACACCTCATTGTACATTGGAGAActcatacaggagagaaaccctTTGGATGTACagaatgtggaaaagcttttagCCAAAAATCTCAGCTCATTATACACCTGAGAACTCATACAGGAGAGCGACCCTTTGAGTGTCCagaatgtggaaaagctttcagAGAAAAATCTACTGTCATTATACATTACAGGActcatacaggagagaaaccttatgaatgtaatgaatgtgggaaagccttcactCAGAAGTCAAACCTCATTGTCCATCAGAAAACCCACACAGGAGAAAAAACTTATGAATGCACCAAATGTGGGGAATCTTTCATACAGAAGCTTGATCTAATTATACATCATAGTACTCATACAGGAAAGAAACCCCATGAATGTAATGAGTGTAAGAAAACTTTCAGTGATAAGTCAACTCTCATTATACATCAGCGAActcatacaggagagaaacctCACAAATGTATGGAATGTGGGAAGTCTTTCAACGAGAAGTCAACCCTCATTGTGCATCAGCGAACTCATACAggggagaaaccctatgaatgtgaTGTGTGTGGGAAAACCTTCACCCAAAAGTCAAACCTTGGTGTACATCAAAGAACTCATTCAGGAGAGAAACCCTTTGAATGTAATGAATGTGAGAAAGCATTCTCTCAGAAATCCTATCTCATGCTACACCAGAGAGGTCAtacaggagagaagccctatgaatGCAATGAATGTGAAAAAGCATTTTCCCAGAAATCTTATCTCATTATACatcaaagaacacatacagaagAAAAACCCTATAAATGCaatgaatgtggcaaagccttcagAGAAAAGTCAAAGCTCATTatacatcagcgaattcatacaggagagaaaccctatgaatgtccTGTATGTTGGAAAGCTTTCAGCCAGAAGTCACAGCTCATAATACATCAGCGaacacacacaggagagaaaccctatgCATGCACTGAGTGTGGCAAAGCCTTCagagaaaaatcaacattcaCTGTTCATCAGAgaactcatactggagagaaaccctataagTGTAcagaatgtgggaaagcctttactCAAAAATCAAATCTTATTGTACATCAGAGAACTCATACAGGAAAGAAAGCCCATGGGAAAGGCCATTCTTGGAAGTCCAAGCTCATTGCACATTAG
- the ZNF182 gene encoding zinc finger protein 182 isoform X3, with protein sequence MTFEDVAVDFTQEEWQYLNPPQRTLYRDVMLETYSNLVSVAGHHITKPDLILKLEVEERCLLEGKIPIWSFPEEACQVDEQIERQHQDDQDKYLMQVGFPDKKTITSKSGLDYNELGNILYLSTNLFASIQRPHKYESFGYNMVDNLDLYSRSSVGKKHDNGCAKLFFHTEYEKTTPRVKPYGYKECGKTLRQKKGLSLHQRIKNGEKPFECTACRKTFSKKSHLIVHWRTHTGEKPFGCTECGKAFSQKSQLIIHLRTHTGERPFECPECGKAFREKSTVIIHYRTHTGEKPYECNECGKAFTQKSNLIVHQKTHTGEKTYECTKCGESFIQKLDLIIHHSTHTGKKPHECNECKKTFSDKSTLIIHQRTHTGEKPHKCMECGKSFNEKSTLIVHQRTHTGEKPYECDVCGKTFTQKSNLGVHQRTHSGEKPFECNECEKAFSQKSYLMLHQRGHTGEKPYECNECEKAFSQKSYLIIHQRTHTEEKPYKCNECGKAFREKSKLIIHQRIHTGEKPYECPVCWKAFSQKSQLIIHQRTHTGEKPYACTECGKAFREKSTFTVHQRTHTGEKPYKCTECGKAFTQKSNLIVHQRTHTGKKAHGKGHSWKSKLIAH encoded by the exons ATGACATTTGAGGATGTGGCTGTGGATTTTACCCAGGAGGAGTGGCAGTACCTGAATCCTCCACAGAGGACCCTGTACAGAGACGTGATGCTGGAGACCTACAGCAACCTGGTCTCTGTAG CAGGGCATCACATTACCAAACCAGATCTCATCCTCAAATTGGAGGTGGAAGAGCGATGCCTGCTAGAAGGAAAAATTCCAATTTGGAGCTTTCCAG AAGAAGCCTGCCAGGTTGATGAACAGATTGAGAGACAGCATCAAGATGACCAAGATAAATATCTGATGCAAGTTGGATTCCCTGACAAGAAAACAATTACCAGTAAGAGTGGCCTTGACTATAATGAACTTGGAAACATACTTTATCTGAGTACAAACCTTTTTGCTTCAATACAAAGGCCCCATAAATATGAATCATTTGGATATAATATGGTAGATAATTTAGACTTATATAGTAGAAGTTCTGTGGGAAAGAAACATGATAATGGATGTGCAAAATTGTTCTTCCATACTGAATATGAGAAAACAACCCCCAGAGTGAAACCTTATGGATATAAAGAGTGTGGGAAGACCCTCAGGCAAAAGAAGGGTCTTAGTCTACATCAGAGAATTAAAAATGGAGAGAAACCCTTTGAATGTACTGCATGTAGGAAAACTTTCAGCAAGAAGTCACACCTCATTGTACATTGGAGAActcatacaggagagaaaccctTTGGATGTACagaatgtggaaaagcttttagCCAAAAATCTCAGCTCATTATACACCTGAGAACTCATACAGGAGAGCGACCCTTTGAGTGTCCagaatgtggaaaagctttcagAGAAAAATCTACTGTCATTATACATTACAGGActcatacaggagagaaaccttatgaatgtaatgaatgtgggaaagccttcactCAGAAGTCAAACCTCATTGTCCATCAGAAAACCCACACAGGAGAAAAAACTTATGAATGCACCAAATGTGGGGAATCTTTCATACAGAAGCTTGATCTAATTATACATCATAGTACTCATACAGGAAAGAAACCCCATGAATGTAATGAGTGTAAGAAAACTTTCAGTGATAAGTCAACTCTCATTATACATCAGCGAActcatacaggagagaaacctCACAAATGTATGGAATGTGGGAAGTCTTTCAACGAGAAGTCAACCCTCATTGTGCATCAGCGAACTCATACAggggagaaaccctatgaatgtgaTGTGTGTGGGAAAACCTTCACCCAAAAGTCAAACCTTGGTGTACATCAAAGAACTCATTCAGGAGAGAAACCCTTTGAATGTAATGAATGTGAGAAAGCATTCTCTCAGAAATCCTATCTCATGCTACACCAGAGAGGTCAtacaggagagaagccctatgaatGCAATGAATGTGAAAAAGCATTTTCCCAGAAATCTTATCTCATTATACatcaaagaacacatacagaagAAAAACCCTATAAATGCaatgaatgtggcaaagccttcagAGAAAAGTCAAAGCTCATTatacatcagcgaattcatacaggagagaaaccctatgaatgtccTGTATGTTGGAAAGCTTTCAGCCAGAAGTCACAGCTCATAATACATCAGCGaacacacacaggagagaaaccctatgCATGCACTGAGTGTGGCAAAGCCTTCagagaaaaatcaacattcaCTGTTCATCAGAgaactcatactggagagaaaccctataagTGTAcagaatgtgggaaagcctttactCAAAAATCAAATCTTATTGTACATCAGAGAACTCATACAGGAAAGAAAGCCCATGGGAAAGGCCATTCTTGGAAGTCCAAGCTCATTGCACATTAG